One region of Gorilla gorilla gorilla isolate KB3781 chromosome 13, NHGRI_mGorGor1-v2.1_pri, whole genome shotgun sequence genomic DNA includes:
- the PRXL2C gene encoding peroxiredoxin-like 2C isoform X2: MAAPAPVTRQVSGAAALVPAPSGPDSGQPLAAAVAELPVLDARGQRVPFGALFRERRAVVVFVREANVTLIVIGQSSYHHIEPFCKLTGYSHEIYVDPEREIYKRLGMKRGEEIASSGQSPHVKSNLLSGSLQSLWRAVTGPLFDFQGDPAQQGGTLILGPGNNIHFIHRDRNRLDHKPINSVLQLVGVQHVNFTNRPSVIHV, from the exons ATGGCCGCGCCCGCCCCGGTCACGCGGCAGGTTAGCGGCGCCGCCGCCCTGGTCCCGGCCCCGAGCGGCCCCGACAGCGGGCAGCCCCTGGCGGCCGCCGTGGCCGAGCTGCCGGTGCTGGACGCCCGCGGGCAGCGGGTACCGTTCGGCGCGCTGTTCCGGGAGCGCCGCGCCGTGGTGGTGTTCGTGCGG gaAGCAAATGTCACCCTTATAGTGATTGGACAGTCATCCTACCATCATATTGAG cctttttgcaaaCTGACTGGATATTCCCATGAAATCTATGTCGATCCTgagagagaaatttataaaagATTGGGAATGAAAAGAGGTGAAGAAATTGCTTCCTCAG GACAGAGCCCCCACGTAAAATCAAATCTACTCTCAGGAAGCCTTCAGAGCCTGTGGCGGGCAGTGACTGGCCCTCTCTTTGATTTTCAAGGAGACCCAGCTCAGCAAGGTGGAACCCTCATTTTAGGTCCAG GTAACAACATCCATTTTATACACCGCGATAGGAATAGGTTGGATCACAAACCTATCAACTCTGTTTTACAGCTTGTAGGAGTTCAGCATGTGAACTTTACAAACAGACCTTCGGTTATCCATGTGTGA
- the PRXL2C gene encoding peroxiredoxin-like 2C isoform X3, whose amino-acid sequence MAAPAPVTRQVSGAAALVPAPSGPDSGQPLAAAVAELPVLDARGQRVPFGALFRERRAVVVFVRHFLCYICKEYVEDLAKIPKSFLQEANVTLIVIGQSSYHHIEPFCKLTGYSHEIYVDPEREIYKRLGMKRGEEIASSGNNIHFIHRDRNRLDHKPINSVLQLVGVQHVNFTNRPSVIHV is encoded by the exons ATGGCCGCGCCCGCCCCGGTCACGCGGCAGGTTAGCGGCGCCGCCGCCCTGGTCCCGGCCCCGAGCGGCCCCGACAGCGGGCAGCCCCTGGCGGCCGCCGTGGCCGAGCTGCCGGTGCTGGACGCCCGCGGGCAGCGGGTACCGTTCGGCGCGCTGTTCCGGGAGCGCCGCGCCGTGGTGGTGTTCGTGCGG CATTTCCTGTGTTACATCTGCAAGGAATACGTAGAGGATCTGGCCAAAATCCCCAAGAGTTTCTTACAA gaAGCAAATGTCACCCTTATAGTGATTGGACAGTCATCCTACCATCATATTGAG cctttttgcaaaCTGACTGGATATTCCCATGAAATCTATGTCGATCCTgagagagaaatttataaaagATTGGGAATGAAAAGAGGTGAAGAAATTGCTTCCTCAG GTAACAACATCCATTTTATACACCGCGATAGGAATAGGTTGGATCACAAACCTATCAACTCTGTTTTACAGCTTGTAGGAGTTCAGCATGTGAACTTTACAAACAGACCTTCGGTTATCCATGTGTGA
- the PRXL2C gene encoding peroxiredoxin-like 2C isoform X1: protein MAAPAPVTRQVSGAAALVPAPSGPDSGQPLAAAVAELPVLDARGQRVPFGALFRERRAVVVFVRHFLCYICKEYVEDLAKIPKSFLQEANVTLIVIGQSSYHHIEPFCKLTGYSHEIYVDPEREIYKRLGMKRGEEIASSGQSPHVKSNLLSGSLQSLWRAVTGPLFDFQGDPAQQGGTLILGPGNNIHFIHRDRNRLDHKPINSVLQLVGVQHVNFTNRPSVIHV from the exons ATGGCCGCGCCCGCCCCGGTCACGCGGCAGGTTAGCGGCGCCGCCGCCCTGGTCCCGGCCCCGAGCGGCCCCGACAGCGGGCAGCCCCTGGCGGCCGCCGTGGCCGAGCTGCCGGTGCTGGACGCCCGCGGGCAGCGGGTACCGTTCGGCGCGCTGTTCCGGGAGCGCCGCGCCGTGGTGGTGTTCGTGCGG CATTTCCTGTGTTACATCTGCAAGGAATACGTAGAGGATCTGGCCAAAATCCCCAAGAGTTTCTTACAA gaAGCAAATGTCACCCTTATAGTGATTGGACAGTCATCCTACCATCATATTGAG cctttttgcaaaCTGACTGGATATTCCCATGAAATCTATGTCGATCCTgagagagaaatttataaaagATTGGGAATGAAAAGAGGTGAAGAAATTGCTTCCTCAG GACAGAGCCCCCACGTAAAATCAAATCTACTCTCAGGAAGCCTTCAGAGCCTGTGGCGGGCAGTGACTGGCCCTCTCTTTGATTTTCAAGGAGACCCAGCTCAGCAAGGTGGAACCCTCATTTTAGGTCCAG GTAACAACATCCATTTTATACACCGCGATAGGAATAGGTTGGATCACAAACCTATCAACTCTGTTTTACAGCTTGTAGGAGTTCAGCATGTGAACTTTACAAACAGACCTTCGGTTATCCATGTGTGA